Proteins encoded by one window of Salvia splendens isolate huo1 chromosome 7, SspV2, whole genome shotgun sequence:
- the LOC121811437 gene encoding yrdC domain-containing protein, mitochondrial-like isoform X2: protein MRLTVPTKFAQPQSPPLLFASLFQRSTRVPNWLSRRPIVTAIRMAWGSEKTVEHSTTGLVRPATADYAGEAIQAVKAGKVIAVPTDTLYGFACDACSMEAVHRTYEIKGRKHTSPLAICVGDVQDIQRYATTHHLPLGLLDSLLPGPVTLVLRRGDSSILEKSLNPGLDSIGVRVPDCDFIRLIARGSQSALALTSANLSGQPSSVDVKDFENLWRHCACIYNGGLLPSGRAGSTVVDLTRPGEFKILRPGSAKEETSAILERYALVEENSVS from the exons ATGAGATTAACTGTTCCGACCAAATTTGCTCAGCCTCAATCTCCGCCCCTTCTCTTCGCCTCTCTCTTTCAACGCTCCACAc GGGTGCCTAATTGGCTAAGTAGGAGGCCTATCGTGACTGCGATTAGGATGGCTTGGGGTTCGGAGAAGACTGTGGAGCATTCGACAACGGGATTAGTGCGGCCGGCAACTGCAGATTATGCAGGAGAGGCGATTCAAGCGGTCAAAGCCGGAAAAGTAATCGCTGTGCCAACTGACACCCTCTATGGCTTTGCTTGTGATGCTTG CTCAATGGAAGCTGTGCACCGGACATATGAGATCAAAGGCCGAAAGCATACTAGTCCCCTAGCTATCTGTGTTGGGGATGTTCAAGATATACAACGTTACGCCACTACTCACCATTTGCCTCTCGGGTTGCTTGATTCACTGCTTCCTGGACCTGTAACACTGGTATTAAGACGAG GGGATTCAAGCATCCTTGAAAAGTCTTTAAACCCTGGGCTGGACAGCATAGGTGTGAGAGTGCCCGACTGTGATTTCATTCGGCTCATTGCTCGTGGTTCACAGAGCGCCCTGGCCCTCACTAGTGCTAACCTTAGTGGGCAGCCTAGTAGCGTAGATGTGAAAGATTTTGAGAACCTTTGGCGGCATTGTGCATGCATTTACAACGGCGGGCTGCTTCCTTCGGGACGTGCAGGATCAACAGTGGTCGATCTTACTAGGCCAGGGGAATTCAAGATTCTGAGACCGGGAAG TGCGAAGGAGGAGACAAGTGCAATCCTAGAGAGATATGCTCTAGTAGAAGAAAATAGTGTCTCATGA
- the LOC121741735 gene encoding uncharacterized protein LOC121741735 encodes MPKREQIKKKDRKSRGVTAGEGGLVRGSDGGLLRAFCAPVAASSSFEAELLALIQGLAMTMELSTHIWIELNSAALVSLLSSGHLGAADFRHHMALIRSMTSQRHVRFSHIYRERNRAGRYGVQTPAFTYFDPISAPQYLKVLVRMDQLGYPNFRYRHRDVD; translated from the coding sequence ATGCCAAAAagagaacaaataaaaaaaaaagatagaaaaagtcggggtgttacagcGGGGGAGGGAGGATTGGTTCGTGGCTCTGATGGAGGCCTTTTGCGGGCCTTCTGTGCTCCGGTTGCtgcatcatcgagctttgagGCGGAGCTTTTGGCTCTGATTCAGGGTTTGGCGATGACTATGGagctttctactcacatttggaTAGAGCTAAACTCAGCGGCTCTGGTTAGCTTGTTGTCATCTGGACATCTTGGCGCCGCAGATTTTAGACATCAtatggctttgatccggagcATGACATCTCAGCGGCACGTTCGcttctcacacatctacagagaaAGGAACCGGGCTGGCAGGTatggggtccagacccctgccttTACATACTTTGATCCAATCTCTGCGCCTCAGTATCTGAAGGTGCTcgttaggatggaccagttgggatatcctaacttccgctACCGACATAGAGATGTGGATTGA
- the LOC121811437 gene encoding yrdC domain-containing protein, mitochondrial-like isoform X1 → MFEFGVLRLSQAATSRQSDEINCSDQICSASISAPSLRLSLSTLHTRPIVTAIRMAWGSEKTVEHSTTGLVRPATADYAGEAIQAVKAGKVIAVPTDTLYGFACDACSMEAVHRTYEIKGRKHTSPLAICVGDVQDIQRYATTHHLPLGLLDSLLPGPVTLVLRRGDSSILEKSLNPGLDSIGVRVPDCDFIRLIARGSQSALALTSANLSGQPSSVDVKDFENLWRHCACIYNGGLLPSGRAGSTVVDLTRPGEFKILRPGSAKEETSAILERYALVEENSVS, encoded by the exons ATGTTCGAATTTGGGGTTCTGCGACTCAGTCAAGCAGCCACAAGCCGGCAATCTGATGAGATTAACTGTTCCGACCAAATTTGCTCAGCCTCAATCTCCGCCCCTTCTCTTCGCCTCTCTCTTTCAACGCTCCACAc GAGGCCTATCGTGACTGCGATTAGGATGGCTTGGGGTTCGGAGAAGACTGTGGAGCATTCGACAACGGGATTAGTGCGGCCGGCAACTGCAGATTATGCAGGAGAGGCGATTCAAGCGGTCAAAGCCGGAAAAGTAATCGCTGTGCCAACTGACACCCTCTATGGCTTTGCTTGTGATGCTTG CTCAATGGAAGCTGTGCACCGGACATATGAGATCAAAGGCCGAAAGCATACTAGTCCCCTAGCTATCTGTGTTGGGGATGTTCAAGATATACAACGTTACGCCACTACTCACCATTTGCCTCTCGGGTTGCTTGATTCACTGCTTCCTGGACCTGTAACACTGGTATTAAGACGAG GGGATTCAAGCATCCTTGAAAAGTCTTTAAACCCTGGGCTGGACAGCATAGGTGTGAGAGTGCCCGACTGTGATTTCATTCGGCTCATTGCTCGTGGTTCACAGAGCGCCCTGGCCCTCACTAGTGCTAACCTTAGTGGGCAGCCTAGTAGCGTAGATGTGAAAGATTTTGAGAACCTTTGGCGGCATTGTGCATGCATTTACAACGGCGGGCTGCTTCCTTCGGGACGTGCAGGATCAACAGTGGTCGATCTTACTAGGCCAGGGGAATTCAAGATTCTGAGACCGGGAAG TGCGAAGGAGGAGACAAGTGCAATCCTAGAGAGATATGCTCTAGTAGAAGAAAATAGTGTCTCATGA
- the LOC121740951 gene encoding B3 domain-containing protein REM20-like, which produces MKRAKSVARKQELSFFKVISDDKRMRFPRGNTPRVQGLVGRKVTLRDVDRNLWTVEVARDGDDFYFDKGWPQFHQENHLEPGDYVSFDYKHDGLVDFILLGGDGCVKKGVGCPRSSVKVEVEEVYELTDDDDDDDEDYAVEQWKKLKEVEIDDESDEDDEIEVLVKGSKSRSSPSSSSLRQKKHDKEDYYGRYIFRSGLAVQPQNPYFVSTSRKLRRNVLHIPNEVRERWKLKFESKMLVVDASGRKWGSKIKKWNDGRLWCTGGWKRMCAANNISTHDTCICEFVQRGSDDMYMLVHAVGAPK; this is translated from the exons ATGAAGAGGGCCAAATCTGTAGCAAGAAAACAGGAATTGAGCTTCTTCAAGGTCATTTCTGATGATAAGAGAATG AGATTTCCCCGTGGGAATACTCCACGGGTGCAAGGACTTGTAGGTCGCAAAGTTACCCTCAGAGACGTCGACAGAAATTTGTGGACAGTAGAGGTGGCAAGAGATGGGGATGACTTCTATTTTGACAAGGGGTGGCCTCAATTTCATCAAGAAAATCATTTGGAGCCTGGGGATTATGTGTCATTTGACTACAAGCACGACGGTTTGGTCGACTTCATATTGCTTGGAGGCGATGGATGTGTAAAGAAAGGTGTCGGCTGTCCAAGAAGTAGTGTGAAAGTGGAGGTAGAGGAGGTGTATGAGCTcactgatgatgatgatgatgatgatgaagattaTGCGGTAGAGCAGTGGAAGAAGTTGAAGGAAGtagagattgatgatgagagCGACGAGGATGATGAAATTGAGGTGCTGGTGAAGGGATCAAAGTCAAGATCGTCACCATCTTCATCTTCTT TGAGACAGAAGAAACACGATAAAGAAGATTACTACGGGCGCTACATCTTCAGATCAGGCCTGGCCGTCCAACCCCAAAATCCTTATTTTGTGTCGACATCAAGGAAACTGCGTAGGAATGTGCTG CACATCCCGAACGAGGTGAGAGAGAGGTGGAAGCTTAAGTTCGAGTCGAAAATGTTGGTGGTTGATGCGAGTGGGAGGAAATGGGGTAGCAAGATCAAGAAGTGGAACGACGGGCGCCTCTGGTGCACCGGTGGATGGAAAAGGATGTGCGCAGCTAACAACATAAGCACCCACGACACCTGCATCTGTGAGTTCGTGCAACGAGGCAGCGACGACATGTATATGCTCGTCCATGCTGTTGGTGCTCCTAAGTAG